A genome region from Nocardia sp. NBC_00565 includes the following:
- a CDS encoding acyl-CoA dehydrogenase family protein, producing the protein MSDILLLDTDVETSLRSAVRDLLTTRCDPSAVVRAYEGDRTLTRMLWKSIADDLGLAGLLIPEDRGGAGGTARDAAVVLEEFGRFVAPVPFLTSSVIAATVLLAGDSALVGQLGDGECSAALLTPFSTASVTQIPTLTADAQGRVSGRVTSVAGALDADVLLAAVQTANGTEVHALAAAAVTIEPVVSLDMTRPLADIIVDSVPGRVVVAAESGWAALQSGLTIGAALLASEQAGVAAWCLETTVEYLKLRRQFGRVVGGFQSLKHRLSDLYVEVESTSAAARYAAGTFAAGDPDSVIATAVAASYCSDIAVRAAEEAIQLHGGIGMTWEHPAHLYLKRAKADQIALGSPGHHRRLLADLVGLPL; encoded by the coding sequence ATGAGCGACATCCTGCTGCTCGACACCGATGTCGAGACCTCCTTGCGGAGCGCGGTGCGTGACCTGCTCACCACCCGATGTGATCCGTCCGCGGTTGTGCGGGCCTACGAAGGCGATCGGACACTGACCCGGATGCTGTGGAAATCGATCGCTGACGACCTCGGGCTCGCTGGTCTGCTCATCCCCGAGGACCGCGGCGGGGCCGGCGGTACGGCCCGTGACGCCGCTGTCGTACTCGAGGAGTTCGGGCGATTCGTCGCACCGGTACCGTTTCTGACCAGCAGCGTGATCGCCGCGACCGTCCTGCTCGCGGGCGACTCCGCGCTGGTCGGTCAACTCGGCGACGGTGAATGCAGCGCAGCGCTGCTGACGCCGTTCTCCACTGCGTCGGTGACACAGATCCCGACGCTGACGGCTGATGCGCAGGGCCGGGTATCCGGCCGCGTCACCAGCGTCGCCGGTGCGCTCGACGCCGATGTACTGCTGGCCGCCGTTCAGACGGCGAACGGTACGGAGGTGCACGCGTTGGCGGCCGCCGCGGTGACAATCGAGCCGGTGGTCTCCCTGGACATGACCCGTCCGCTGGCCGATATCATTGTCGACTCCGTGCCCGGCCGGGTCGTCGTTGCCGCCGAATCCGGTTGGGCGGCACTGCAATCCGGCTTGACGATCGGCGCCGCACTCCTGGCGTCCGAGCAAGCGGGGGTGGCGGCCTGGTGCCTGGAGACAACCGTCGAGTATCTGAAGCTGCGACGCCAGTTCGGCCGGGTGGTCGGCGGATTCCAGTCGCTCAAGCACCGCCTCTCCGACCTCTATGTCGAGGTCGAGTCGACCTCGGCCGCCGCGCGATATGCGGCGGGAACATTCGCGGCGGGCGACCCCGACAGCGTGATCGCCACCGCCGTCGCCGCGTCCTATTGCAGCGATATCGCGGTGCGGGCCGCCGAGGAGGCCATCCAACTGCACGGCGGGATCGGCATGACATGGGAGCACCCGGCGCACCTGTACCTCAAACGCGCCAAGGCCGACCAGATCGCGCTGGGAAGCCCCGGCCACCATCGGAGATTGCTGGCAGACCTCGTCGGGCTGCCATTGTAA
- a CDS encoding TetR/AcrR family transcriptional regulator, whose amino-acid sequence MAVAYDQWVPKLWNETIETHRREVRAAIMDTTAALVFEHGLRAVTMSQIADETGIGRATLYKYFPDVDTILRAWHARQITGHLRQLAEIRDSADTPAKRLPAVLATYAHIAQQTRSHDTELVKFLHPDEQIAEAQQQLHGMIRQLIADGARDGELRDDVAPDELANYCLHALTAAATLTTEEAIDRLTAVTLAGLQPPGASSPSRR is encoded by the coding sequence ATGGCCGTCGCGTATGATCAGTGGGTGCCGAAGCTGTGGAACGAGACGATCGAGACCCATCGCAGGGAGGTGCGCGCCGCGATCATGGACACGACCGCCGCGTTGGTGTTCGAGCACGGACTTCGGGCGGTGACGATGTCGCAGATCGCCGATGAGACCGGTATCGGGCGAGCGACGCTCTACAAATACTTCCCGGACGTGGATACGATCCTGCGCGCCTGGCATGCCCGCCAGATCACCGGCCACCTACGCCAACTCGCCGAAATACGCGACAGCGCAGACACTCCCGCCAAGCGCCTGCCCGCTGTGCTCGCCACCTACGCCCACATCGCCCAGCAGACCCGAAGCCACGACACCGAACTCGTGAAGTTCCTGCATCCCGACGAGCAGATCGCCGAGGCACAGCAGCAGCTACACGGCATGATCCGACAGCTGATCGCCGACGGCGCCCGCGATGGCGAACTCCGCGACGACGTCGCCCCCGACGAACTGGCCAACTACTGCCTACACGCCCTCACCGCCGCAGCCACCCTGACCACCGAGGAGGCGATCGACCGCCTCACTGCCGTCACCCTCGCCGGCCTGCAACCTCCAGGGGCTTCATCCCCCAGTCGGCGGTAG
- a CDS encoding DUF2218 domain-containing protein, translating to MTILSAEARIETASASKYLAQLLKHAAAMGGGAGHRIGRHRPVTDEVRVTIESSDSEGVITFGAWGRCVVRAETEALTARVDGADEDKLARIQGIIGRNLDRYARREGTSVDWQRIQTTDTTPVPGIAAGTPRTHRRRFLAVALPAIVAAVALAIHLGLGAAALTNENWTRSAIGLVLVVVLVKAAVVIGGFVFRRKRSQPSG from the coding sequence ATGACCATACTGTCGGCCGAGGCGCGGATCGAAACCGCAAGCGCGAGCAAGTATCTCGCCCAACTCCTCAAACATGCCGCCGCGATGGGCGGCGGCGCAGGACACCGGATCGGCCGACACCGACCCGTCACCGACGAGGTGCGGGTCACCATCGAATCCTCCGACAGCGAAGGGGTCATCACCTTCGGCGCATGGGGTCGATGCGTCGTCCGCGCCGAAACAGAGGCGTTGACCGCACGCGTGGACGGCGCCGATGAGGACAAACTGGCCAGGATTCAAGGCATCATCGGCAGAAACCTCGATCGGTACGCCCGGCGCGAGGGCACCAGCGTCGACTGGCAGCGAATCCAAACGACCGACACCACCCCGGTGCCCGGCATTGCGGCTGGAACCCCTCGAACTCATCGCCGTCGATTCTTGGCTGTCGCGTTGCCTGCGATCGTTGCCGCGGTGGCCCTTGCCATACATCTCGGGCTCGGCGCAGCCGCGCTGACGAACGAGAATTGGACGCGCAGCGCCATCGGTCTCGTTCTTGTGGTTGTTCTGGTGAAGGCGGCTGTTGTTATCGGCGGCTTCGTGTTTCGGCGAAAACGTTCGCAGCCGTCCGGGTAG
- a CDS encoding alpha/beta fold hydrolase → MRRTTVQVDGETASYLTAGQDGPAVLLLHGTYWCRVWLPVLGRLAARGLRPLAVDLLGLGCSGGELTLETATVPALADWVARFSK, encoded by the coding sequence GTGCGGAGGACCACAGTCCAGGTCGACGGCGAAACGGCCAGTTACCTGACCGCAGGGCAGGACGGCCCGGCCGTGTTGCTGCTGCACGGAACATATTGGTGCCGGGTGTGGCTTCCGGTGCTGGGCCGCCTCGCGGCGAGGGGGCTGCGGCCCCTTGCGGTCGACCTCCTCGGACTGGGGTGCTCGGGCGGTGAGCTCACCCTGGAAACGGCCACGGTCCCGGCCCTTGCGGATTGGGTGGCGCGATTTAGTAAGTAG
- a CDS encoding putative quinol monooxygenase codes for MPNPYVVVATMIAKPGQEELVEQTLTAAAAAVHAEPGCLLYALHRKAGTTAHFVMIEKWASKEALHAHGQSAALRHIGEALGNALTGPAEILVFDPLPAGDPELGAL; via the coding sequence GTGCCCAATCCGTATGTGGTGGTAGCGACCATGATTGCCAAGCCGGGACAGGAGGAACTCGTCGAGCAGACCCTGACGGCCGCGGCTGCGGCAGTGCACGCCGAACCGGGCTGCCTTCTGTATGCGTTGCACCGGAAGGCGGGGACAACGGCCCATTTCGTCATGATCGAGAAATGGGCGTCGAAAGAGGCCCTGCATGCGCACGGTCAAAGCGCCGCACTGCGCCACATCGGGGAAGCGCTGGGCAACGCACTCACCGGCCCGGCCGAGATCCTGGTCTTCGACCCGCTTCCTGCCGGCGACCCGGAACTCGGCGCACTCTGA
- a CDS encoding TetR/AcrR family transcriptional regulator, producing MTDTEDRSRADQTRARLLDAAVVAFAERGFHGSTTRDITSIAGVSTGAIYVYHRSKEELLYQISRTGHLDTLERVRTAIASAQDPADQLIALMREFTIHHARAHTVARIVNYELAALSPEHQQEIKETRRAIEAEVRSLIERGVATGVFENSNSQMAATALLSLGIDIARWYHDGGSWSPEDIGDYYAELALRIVGGRRSRPPEPARS from the coding sequence GTGACCGATACAGAGGACCGCTCGCGCGCGGACCAGACCCGAGCGCGGCTGCTCGACGCGGCGGTGGTCGCCTTCGCTGAACGGGGCTTCCACGGCTCGACGACCCGCGACATCACATCGATCGCCGGAGTGAGCACGGGGGCGATCTACGTGTACCACCGTTCCAAAGAAGAGTTGCTCTACCAGATCTCGCGCACCGGTCACCTGGACACCCTGGAGCGTGTCCGCACTGCCATCGCTTCGGCACAAGACCCCGCCGACCAACTGATCGCGTTGATGCGGGAGTTCACGATCCATCACGCACGCGCCCACACCGTGGCCCGGATCGTCAACTATGAGCTCGCCGCTCTGAGCCCGGAACATCAACAGGAGATCAAGGAAACCCGGCGCGCGATCGAAGCAGAGGTCCGGAGCTTGATCGAGCGAGGTGTCGCCACCGGGGTGTTCGAGAACTCGAATTCCCAGATGGCCGCGACCGCCCTGCTTTCGCTGGGCATAGACATCGCGCGTTGGTATCACGACGGTGGTTCCTGGTCACCGGAGGATATCGGCGACTATTACGCGGAGCTTGCGCTCCGGATCGTGGGCGGTCGGAGATCGAGGCCGCCCGAGCCCGCTCGATCGTGA
- a CDS encoding class I SAM-dependent methyltransferase gives MTHSHSDFHPDITAPEELYAQRPPWDIDRPQSAFVALADAGAIGGRVLDIGCGTGEHALLAAGRGLDATGVDLATNALDTARRKADERGLTARFLHQDALALAEWNESFDTVLDCGLFHLFDGDDRAAYVSGLWSVIRPGGRYFMLGFSDRQPGEGGPHRLTHAEIIAAFEQGWRVDSIEPATIEIEIDPAGIRAWLVSVTRQAAQEPGNR, from the coding sequence ATGACCCATTCACACAGCGACTTCCACCCGGATATCACCGCCCCGGAGGAGCTGTACGCGCAGCGCCCACCCTGGGACATCGACCGACCACAATCCGCCTTCGTGGCACTCGCCGACGCAGGTGCGATCGGCGGCCGGGTGCTCGACATCGGTTGCGGAACGGGCGAGCACGCACTACTCGCCGCCGGACGCGGCCTCGACGCCACCGGCGTGGACCTGGCAACCAACGCGCTCGATACCGCCAGACGCAAAGCAGACGAGCGCGGCCTGACGGCGCGGTTCCTGCATCAGGACGCGCTTGCGCTCGCCGAGTGGAACGAGTCCTTCGACACGGTGCTCGACTGCGGGCTGTTCCATCTCTTCGACGGCGACGACCGCGCCGCCTACGTGAGCGGCCTGTGGTCGGTGATCCGCCCGGGCGGACGCTATTTCATGCTCGGCTTCAGCGACCGCCAGCCCGGCGAGGGCGGGCCGCATCGGCTCACCCATGCCGAGATCATCGCGGCCTTCGAGCAGGGGTGGCGGGTCGATTCCATCGAACCGGCCACCATCGAGATCGAGATCGATCCCGCAGGCATCCGGGCCTGGCTGGTGTCGGTCACCAGGCAGGCAGCACAGGAACCAGGCAACCGATGA
- a CDS encoding MaoC family dehydratase: MRAVKVFQGLSELEAAVGTHLGYSDWHTVTQEQIDRFAEATGDHQWIHVDPAKAAAGPFGTTVAHGFLTLSLVPMLAGQVYAVQGLSMGVNYGTNKVRFPTPVPAGSRVRAGVELVSLMPGTIGSQAVSRVTVELEGSDKPGCVAETVAVLVP, translated from the coding sequence ATGAGAGCTGTGAAGGTATTTCAGGGCCTGTCCGAGCTGGAGGCCGCGGTCGGGACCCATCTCGGATACAGCGACTGGCACACGGTGACCCAGGAGCAGATCGATCGCTTCGCCGAAGCTACCGGGGATCACCAGTGGATCCATGTGGATCCCGCGAAAGCCGCCGCCGGACCGTTCGGCACCACCGTCGCACACGGGTTCCTCACCCTGTCATTGGTGCCGATGCTGGCCGGGCAGGTGTATGCGGTGCAGGGCTTGTCGATGGGCGTCAACTACGGCACCAACAAGGTGCGATTCCCCACTCCGGTCCCGGCCGGGTCCCGGGTCCGAGCCGGTGTAGAGCTGGTCTCGCTCATGCCGGGCACGATCGGGTCGCAGGCGGTGAGCCGGGTGACCGTGGAGCTCGAGGGCTCGGACAAGCCCGGGTGTGTGGCCGAGACGGTCGCGGTGCTGGTGCCGTGA
- a CDS encoding acetyl-CoA C-acetyltransferase, giving the protein MPEAVIVSVARSPIGRAGKGALRDLRPDDLAAQIVQAALAKVPALGANDIDDLMLGCGQPAGESGFNLGRVVAILAGLDLVPGTTVNRYCSSSLQTTRMALHAIRAGEGDVFISAGVETVSRYVKGNADGLPDTENPVFADAVGRTAKFAAGGDIWTDPRTEGLLPDIYIAMGQTAENVAQLCGVTRAEQDAFGVRSQNLAEVALANGFWERDITPITLPDGSVVSKDDGPRSGVTLDRVAELKPVFRPDGTVTAANCCPLNDGAAAVVIMSDTKAAELGLTPLARIVATGVSALSPEIMGLGPVQASKQALARAGMTIDDIDLVEINEAFAAQVIPSARELGVDFDKLNINGGAIAVGHPFGMTGARITSTLINSLRFHDKQIGLETMCVGGGQGMAMVLERLS; this is encoded by the coding sequence ATGCCCGAAGCCGTCATCGTCTCTGTCGCCCGGTCACCGATCGGTCGCGCTGGTAAGGGGGCGTTGCGAGACCTGCGGCCCGACGACTTGGCGGCGCAGATCGTGCAGGCCGCGCTGGCGAAGGTGCCGGCCCTCGGCGCGAACGACATCGACGATCTGATGCTCGGTTGTGGCCAGCCCGCCGGTGAGTCGGGCTTCAATCTCGGGCGAGTGGTTGCGATCCTGGCGGGCCTGGATCTGGTGCCCGGCACAACGGTCAACCGGTACTGCTCGTCGAGTTTGCAGACAACCCGGATGGCGCTGCATGCGATCCGCGCCGGAGAGGGCGACGTCTTCATCTCCGCCGGTGTGGAAACCGTGAGCCGCTACGTCAAGGGCAATGCCGACGGCCTGCCCGACACCGAGAACCCGGTGTTCGCCGACGCGGTGGGTCGGACCGCGAAATTCGCTGCAGGAGGCGATATCTGGACCGACCCGCGGACGGAGGGTCTGCTGCCCGATATCTATATCGCGATGGGACAGACCGCCGAGAACGTGGCGCAGCTGTGCGGTGTGACCCGTGCCGAACAGGACGCTTTCGGTGTGCGCAGCCAGAACCTCGCCGAGGTCGCCCTCGCCAACGGGTTCTGGGAGCGTGACATCACACCGATCACCCTGCCCGACGGCAGCGTTGTCTCGAAGGACGATGGCCCGCGGTCCGGAGTCACCCTGGACAGGGTCGCCGAACTGAAGCCGGTATTCCGGCCCGACGGGACGGTGACGGCCGCCAACTGCTGCCCGCTCAACGACGGTGCCGCCGCGGTCGTGATCATGTCCGACACCAAGGCCGCCGAGCTGGGCCTGACGCCGCTGGCTCGGATCGTTGCGACCGGAGTCAGCGCGCTGTCCCCCGAAATCATGGGTCTGGGGCCGGTGCAGGCGTCCAAGCAGGCGCTGGCTCGTGCCGGGATGACCATCGACGATATCGACCTGGTCGAAATCAACGAAGCATTCGCCGCCCAGGTCATTCCCTCGGCGCGGGAGTTGGGTGTCGACTTCGACAAGCTCAACATCAACGGCGGCGCGATCGCGGTCGGTCACCCGTTCGGCATGACCGGCGCCCGCATCACCAGCACGCTGATCAACTCCCTGCGGTTCCACGACAAGCAGATCGGTTTGGAAACCATGTGCGTCGGTGGGGGTCAGGGGATGGCAATGGTGCTCGAGCGCCTGTCGTAG
- a CDS encoding acyl-CoA dehydrogenase family protein, with protein sequence MTNPDAVRDDLRRRVEAVLAEHDPATTDAVTFHRARFDAGLAWVHFPIGLGGRAVDRELQPFVDALFEQAGSPDNNAAINGIGLGMAAPTILAHGTTEQRQRFLRPLWSGEEIWCQLFSEPGAGSDLAAIATRAVRDGDEWVVNGQKVWTSVAHKAQLAILVARTDPSRPKHAGLTYFICDMTAPGVEVRPLRQITGEAEFNEVFLTDVRIPDAHRLGKEGEGWRVATTTLNNERVSIGGRALPRESGVLGVAAGLWREFPEKRTPELQHRLLRLWVDAEVSRLAATRLRQQVAGGQPGPETSAVKLSFARVNQQAAGLEVELHGEYGLRYDDWTMVRPDRVDFAGRGAGYRFLRAKGNSIEGGTSEILRNIIAERVLGLPGEPRADKDIAWKDLSR encoded by the coding sequence ATGACCAATCCCGACGCGGTTCGTGATGATCTGCGCCGCCGAGTGGAAGCCGTACTCGCGGAGCATGATCCGGCCACCACCGATGCCGTGACCTTTCACCGAGCCAGGTTCGACGCGGGTCTGGCCTGGGTCCACTTTCCGATCGGGCTCGGTGGCCGGGCCGTCGACCGGGAACTGCAACCGTTCGTCGACGCCCTGTTCGAGCAGGCCGGGTCTCCGGATAACAATGCGGCGATCAACGGTATCGGCCTGGGTATGGCCGCGCCGACGATCCTCGCCCACGGCACCACGGAACAGCGGCAGCGCTTCCTGCGTCCGCTGTGGAGCGGGGAGGAGATCTGGTGCCAGCTGTTCAGTGAACCGGGCGCAGGCTCGGACCTGGCCGCGATCGCCACTCGGGCAGTGCGCGACGGCGACGAGTGGGTCGTCAACGGGCAGAAGGTGTGGACCTCGGTCGCGCACAAGGCGCAGCTGGCAATCCTGGTGGCGCGCACCGATCCCAGCCGGCCCAAGCACGCGGGGCTGACCTACTTCATCTGCGATATGACCGCCCCCGGAGTCGAGGTCCGGCCGCTGCGGCAGATCACCGGCGAAGCGGAATTCAACGAAGTCTTCCTCACCGACGTGCGGATCCCCGATGCGCACCGCCTGGGCAAGGAAGGGGAAGGCTGGCGAGTCGCCACCACCACTCTGAACAACGAGCGCGTCTCGATCGGGGGACGTGCACTACCCCGCGAGAGCGGAGTACTCGGTGTCGCCGCCGGCCTCTGGCGAGAATTCCCGGAAAAGCGCACCCCCGAACTGCAGCACCGATTGTTGCGATTGTGGGTGGATGCCGAGGTCTCCCGGCTGGCGGCAACCCGGCTGCGTCAGCAGGTGGCCGGCGGCCAGCCCGGGCCCGAAACGTCCGCTGTCAAGCTGTCGTTCGCCCGCGTCAACCAGCAGGCTGCCGGATTGGAGGTCGAACTGCACGGTGAGTACGGCCTGCGATACGACGATTGGACAATGGTGCGCCCGGACCGCGTCGATTTCGCCGGTCGGGGCGCCGGCTACCGCTTCCTGCGAGCCAAAGGCAATTCGATCGAGGGCGGAACCTCGGAAATCCTGCGCAACATCATCGCCGAACGAGTCCTCGGCCTGCCAGGCGAACCCCGCGCGGACAAGGACATCGCCTGGAAGGATCTGAGCCGATGA
- a CDS encoding SDR family oxidoreductase, which produces MNRFEGKTAIVTGASRGIGLGIAQRLVDEGARVVITARKQDALDEAVKVLGGPDRALAVAGRADDVDHQAETVARAIDTFGSADLLVNNTGINPAFGPMVDLPLDVARKIVEVNCLAALSWVQQTYRAWMKDYGGAIVNVSSVAGLKPAPGIGFYGSSKAMLTHITQELAVELGPNLRVNAVAPAVVKTKFATALYEGREDDVAAAYPLKRLGVPEDIGSVVAFLLSDDASWLTGQLLVVDGGITLTGGV; this is translated from the coding sequence GTGAACAGATTCGAAGGCAAGACCGCGATAGTCACCGGCGCCAGTCGAGGCATCGGGCTCGGCATCGCGCAGCGCTTGGTCGACGAGGGGGCGAGGGTCGTGATCACCGCCCGCAAACAGGACGCCCTCGACGAAGCGGTGAAAGTACTGGGCGGCCCCGACCGGGCGCTGGCCGTCGCGGGTCGCGCCGATGACGTCGACCACCAGGCCGAGACCGTCGCGCGCGCGATCGACACGTTCGGTAGCGCCGATCTCCTCGTCAACAACACCGGCATCAACCCGGCTTTCGGGCCGATGGTCGATCTGCCGTTGGATGTGGCCCGCAAGATCGTCGAGGTCAACTGTCTGGCCGCACTGTCGTGGGTGCAGCAGACATATCGGGCCTGGATGAAGGACTACGGGGGCGCAATCGTGAACGTATCGTCGGTCGCCGGTCTCAAGCCCGCACCGGGCATCGGCTTCTACGGCTCCAGCAAAGCGATGCTCACCCACATCACCCAGGAACTCGCGGTCGAGCTCGGCCCGAACCTGCGGGTCAACGCCGTCGCCCCGGCGGTGGTGAAGACGAAGTTCGCCACCGCTCTCTACGAGGGCAGGGAGGACGACGTTGCCGCGGCCTACCCGCTGAAGCGGCTCGGTGTGCCCGAGGACATCGGCAGTGTGGTGGCGTTTCTGCTCTCCGACGACGCGAGCTGGCTGACGGGGCAGTTGCTGGTCGTGGACGGTGGCATCACTCTGACAGGTGGGGTCTGA
- a CDS encoding NADPH:quinone oxidoreductase family protein gives MTAWRVHELGEPGAVLRLEDVDRPEPGPNQVVVRVAGASANFPDVLMCRGLYQVRPPLPFTPGVELCGEVVAVGADVTGITVGDRVLGGAVLPHGGFAEFAVLDAAQTFPAPPSLDDAEAASLFIGYQTGWFGLHRRAGLKAGETLLVHAAAGGVGSAAIQLGKAAGARVIGVVGGAEKAAYAEDLGADVVIDRQQRDFVEVVKDVTGGRGADVIYDPVGGEVYQRSTKCIAFEGRIVVVGFAGGEIQSAALNHALVKNYSIVGLHWGLYNTQDPGAVAECHRALTALAADGAIRPLVSERLRLHDVADAVQRLADGKTVGRVVYTP, from the coding sequence ATGACGGCATGGCGAGTCCACGAGCTGGGCGAGCCGGGCGCGGTGCTCCGGCTCGAGGACGTGGACCGTCCGGAGCCCGGCCCGAACCAGGTTGTCGTGCGGGTCGCCGGCGCCTCGGCGAACTTTCCCGATGTACTGATGTGCCGCGGCCTCTATCAGGTCCGGCCGCCGTTGCCGTTCACCCCCGGCGTCGAATTGTGTGGCGAAGTGGTGGCGGTCGGTGCCGACGTGACCGGGATTACCGTCGGTGACCGGGTGCTCGGCGGCGCGGTGTTGCCGCATGGTGGTTTCGCGGAATTCGCCGTGCTGGATGCCGCCCAGACCTTCCCGGCGCCGCCGTCGTTGGATGACGCCGAGGCGGCCTCGCTGTTCATCGGCTACCAGACCGGCTGGTTCGGGTTGCATCGGCGCGCTGGATTGAAAGCGGGGGAGACCCTCCTGGTGCATGCCGCGGCAGGCGGTGTGGGCAGCGCCGCGATCCAGCTCGGCAAGGCCGCCGGTGCCCGGGTGATCGGCGTCGTCGGCGGTGCCGAAAAGGCAGCCTACGCCGAGGATTTGGGTGCCGACGTAGTCATCGATCGTCAACAGCGGGACTTCGTCGAAGTCGTCAAGGACGTAACCGGCGGTCGTGGTGCCGACGTGATCTACGACCCGGTCGGCGGCGAGGTCTACCAGCGGTCCACGAAATGCATTGCCTTCGAAGGCCGCATCGTCGTCGTCGGGTTCGCCGGCGGCGAGATCCAATCGGCCGCACTGAATCACGCGCTGGTCAAGAACTATTCGATCGTCGGTCTGCACTGGGGTTTGTACAACACCCAGGATCCGGGCGCCGTCGCCGAATGCCACCGCGCGCTCACCGCACTTGCCGCCGACGGTGCGATCCGTCCCCTGGTCAGTGAACGGCTGAGACTGCACGACGTTGCCGACGCCGTGCAGCGGCTCGCGGACGGCAAGACCGTCGGCCGCGTGGTCTACACGCCCTGA
- the fabG gene encoding 3-oxoacyl-ACP reductase FabG, giving the protein MTNPTQRTAVVTGAARGIGAAVARRLAGDGMAVAVLDLDETACKTVVDEIESAGGRALAVGADVSDEAAVIQAVDRVAAELGAPTVLVNNAGILRDNLLFKMSVDDWDAVLNVHLRGSFLLARAAQAHMIEQKWGRIVNLSSTSALGNRGQANYAAAKAGLQGFTKTLALELGKFGVTANAVAPGFIETEMTAATAARMKIPFEELQKAMVAQIPVARTGTPADIAHTVSFLVSEGAGFVSGQVIYVAGGPRN; this is encoded by the coding sequence ATGACCAATCCGACACAGCGGACCGCGGTTGTCACCGGCGCCGCTCGTGGAATCGGCGCCGCCGTCGCCCGGCGGCTGGCCGGTGACGGTATGGCAGTAGCCGTGCTCGACCTGGACGAGACCGCCTGCAAGACGGTCGTCGACGAGATCGAATCGGCCGGTGGCCGCGCGCTCGCGGTCGGTGCAGATGTTTCCGACGAGGCCGCGGTCATCCAGGCGGTCGATCGCGTGGCCGCCGAACTCGGCGCACCGACGGTGTTGGTCAACAACGCCGGGATCCTCCGCGACAATCTGCTGTTCAAGATGAGCGTCGACGACTGGGATGCCGTCCTGAACGTGCACCTGCGCGGGTCGTTCCTGCTGGCCCGGGCGGCGCAGGCGCACATGATCGAGCAGAAGTGGGGTCGCATCGTGAACCTGTCCAGCACGTCGGCACTCGGCAACCGTGGCCAGGCCAACTACGCGGCCGCCAAGGCCGGGCTGCAGGGATTCACCAAGACGCTCGCACTCGAGCTCGGCAAGTTCGGCGTCACCGCGAACGCGGTCGCCCCGGGTTTCATCGAGACGGAGATGACCGCAGCCACGGCCGCCCGGATGAAGATTCCCTTCGAGGAGCTGCAGAAGGCCATGGTCGCCCAGATTCCGGTCGCCCGTACCGGCACTCCCGCCGATATCGCGCACACCGTGTCGTTCCTGGTGAGCGAGGGTGCCGGATTCGTGTCCGGCCAGGTGATCTACGTGGCCGGCGGCCCGCGGAACTGA